From one Rosa rugosa chromosome 4, drRosRugo1.1, whole genome shotgun sequence genomic stretch:
- the LOC133743020 gene encoding uncharacterized protein LOC133743020 gives MSCIDEQLREKAPGWIENMTKLLLLHLFITLLFASSGSTLGWSFVKCITDIETMKGYNWASAISDYLLLCLQAATKGKARQISRCVTLIPYWISERSTMLVEIEGREAMTPGCVKWSLPQFTKELQKMQVDEIEIDNAVANNNKSKHGEENSDDDFENPPSKHAATAQAKGQKRKGTRSNGKERKSCY, from the exons ATGAGCTGTATTGATGAGCAGTTAAGGGAAAAAGCTCCGGGGTGGATAGAGAACATGACAAAGTTGTTGCTACTGCATTTGTTCATCACGCTACTGTTTGCAAGCTCGGGGTCAACCTTAGGATGGAGTTTCGTGAAATGCATCACGGATATTGAGACAATGAAGGGATATAATTGGGCATCCGCTATTAGTGACTATTTGCTATTGTGTTTGCAAGCTGCTACAAAGGGAAAAGCAAGGCAAATCAGTAGATGTGTAACATTAATCCCG tATTGGATATCCGAGAGGAGTACTATGCTTGTTGAAATTGAAGGCAGAGAAGCAATGACTCCAGGGTGCGTCAAGTGGAGTCTTCCTCAATTCACAAAAGAATTGCAGAAAATGCAAGTTGATGAAATAGAG ATTGATAATGCAGTTGCCAACAACAATAAAAGCAAACATGGCGAGGAAAACAGCGACGATGACTTTGAGAACCCTCCATCAAAGCATGCTGCTACTGCACAGGCAAAGGGGCAGAAAAGGAA
- the LOC133743013 gene encoding protein WHAT'S THIS FACTOR 1 homolog, chloroplastic: protein MAWWRLLLTPKTSKPSSTGKTLNPNQTLLFTSPFSTSFLITKTPKKFKKRRRSQDSPRTKLVQTQPNLLPHLERIVTRDAHFRFLTKSKEYLSKQPHRVLRLDDAGKLHRELGFPRGRKVSKSLQRHPLIFETYRHDDNKLWIGFTELMEGLMEEEVALMEAMEGDRVNKVRKLLMMSANKRIPLSKIYHCRLLFGIPEDFRDRVAKYPDYFRVVVEGDGKRVLELVKWDPLLAVSSLEREFVVDEDKVKRAFRFPVKHGKDLGLDDEDSRKLNLLNSLPLVSPYSDGSRLDLWTLEAEKYRVGILHEFLSLTLEKRASIHHIVEFKEEFSLTKHTYQMLFKQPRTFYLAGTEMNWVVFLKDAYDQNGVLIEKDPQVEFNEKLYKYAEMQEMEPGYDSSQQLIRGNTQCE from the coding sequence ATGGCTTGGTGGCGCCTTCTTCTGACTCCCAAAACCTCAAAACCATCCTCCACAggcaaaaccctaaaccctaatcaaACTCTCCTCTTCACCTCCCCATTCTCCACCTCCTTCCTCATCACCAAAACCCCGAAGAAATTCAAGAAGCGTCGCAGAAGCCAAGACAGCCCGCGAACCAAGCTGGTCCAGACCCAACCCAACCTCCTCCCCCACCTCGAACGCATCGTCACTCGCGACGCCCACTTCCGATTCCTCACCAAATCCAAAGAATACCTCTCGAAGCAGCCCCACCGCGTCCTCCGCCTCGACGACGCCGGCAAGCTCCACCGCGAGCTCGGCTTCCCCCGCGGCCGGAAGGTCTCCAAGTCCCTCCAGCGCCACCCCTTGATCTTCGAAACGTACCGGCACGACGACAATAAGCTGTGGATTGGATTCACGGAGCTCATGGAAGGTTTGATGGAAGAGGAGGTGGCGTTGATGGAGGCGATGGAAGGGGACAGAGTCAACAAGGTGAGGAAGTTACTGATGATGTCAGCGAATAAGCGGATTCCGTTGAGCAAGATTTATCACTGCAGGTTGTTGTTTGGGATTCCTGAAGATTTTCGGGACCGGGTGGCGAAGTATCCTGATTATTTCAGGGTTGTGGTTGAGGGTGATGGGAAGAGAGTGCTGGAATTGGTGAAATGGGATCCTTTGTTAGCAGTTAGTAGTTTAGAGAGGGAGTTTGTGGTGGATGAGGATAAGGTTAAGAGGGCTTTCAGGTTTCCTGTGAAGCATGGGAAAGATTTGGGTTTGGATGATGAGGATTCGAGGAAGTTGAACTTGTTGAATTCGCTTCCTTTGGTTTCGCCTTATTCAGACGGGTCGAGATTGGACCTGTGGACATTGGAAGCTGAGAAGTATAGGGTGGGAATTTTGCATGAATTTTTGAGCTTGACATTGGAGAAGAGGGCTTCCATACACCACATTGTGGAGTTCAAGGAGGAGTTTAGTTTGACTAAGCACACTTACCAGATGCTGTTTAAGCAGCCCAGGACGTTTTATCTTGCCGGGACTGAGATGAACTGGGTTGTTTTCTTGAAAGATGCATATGACCAGAATGGGGTTTTGATTGAGAAGGATCCCCAAGTGGAGTTCAATGAGAAGCTGTATAAGTATGCTGAAATGCAGGAAATGGAACCGGGTTATGATTCATCTCAGCAACTGATAAGAGGGAATACACAATGCGAGTGA